The Saprospiraceae bacterium genomic interval CACACTCGATGAAGCCATAGCCATCCAAAACGAAGTTCCTCAGGGGCTTTCTTCCTCGATCATGACGCAAAATCTTCAGGAAGCCGAATACTTTTTATCGCAATTGGGATCCGACTGCGGCATTGCCAATGTCAACATCGGCACCAGCGGAGCGGAGATCGGTGGTGCGTTTGGGGGCGAAAAAGAAACCGGTGGAGGACGCGAAAGCGGTTCCGATGCCTGGAAAGCATACATGCGCAGACAAACCAATACCATCAACTATTCATCGGATCTGCCTTTGGCACAAGGCATTCAATTCAACTTATAAACTAACAGTTGTTAGTAAATTTTTAAAATGATGTCTGAATTTAAAAAATCTTTATTTAAATATTTACAAAAATATTTATAGAATTATGTAAAAAAATGTATTTTTGGTGAAATCTTGGACTGTAAATGAATGAAATTATTTTTTTAATTGAAGAATCTTTGGAAGGTGGATATGAAGCTCGTGCTTTAGGGTATTCAATTTTTACACAAGCTGAGTCCATTGAAGATTTACATGAAAAAGTCAGGGATGCAATCCAATGCCATTTTGAAAATGGAGATACTCCTTCAATTATCCGGTTGCATTACGTAAAGGAAGAAATATTGTCCTATGAAGTTACCTAGGGATATATCTGCTGAAGACCTGATTAGACTTTTAAGGAAATTAGGCTACGAAATAACAAGACAGACCGGAAGCCATATCAGACTAAGTTGTAACCTCGAAAATTTCCAGTATCACATAACGATTCCAAATCATGACCCTATTAAAATAGGAACGTTAAATTCTATTTTGAATACAATTTCAGTTCAAATGAATGTAAGCAAGGAGAAATTAATCGAGATGCTTTAAATTTTTTAATTTATTCCTTGATTTCTTGAAATTTTGTATAAAAATGGGTTAAAATATAAAGTGTAAAATATGCCCACTTTGAATACAGATAATATATCTTCAATTTGATCAGTAATTCATCCTAATTAAGGCTTCAATAAAATAGATGATCCCACCTTAAACAAGCTAAACTTACCTTTGTTAGCGTTAAATAACAGATTCAGCAACATGAAATATCTTGTACTCCCATTACTTTTCCTGATTTCAGCCATCCAGGCTCAGGATCCGCGCCTGGCTCAGGAATATTTCAACAATGGCGAATTTGAAAAAGCTGCATCCCTCTATCAGGAAATGTTGAAGAAAAATCCGGCAAATCCGGGTTTTTTCGAAAAATATTTCGAATGCATTCTTGCCCTTAAAAAATATGACGATGCTGAAGAAATTCTGAATAAGGAAATCCGTAAACGGCCCAAAGAAGCCTTACTTCATGTTTTCTATGGCAATTTGTGGACCTATAAAAATGAAGTCAAAAAAGCCGAGCAACAATACCTTTTAGCTGTAGAAAAAACGCCATCAGATGTAATGGGTGTACATAAAT includes:
- a CDS encoding 2-oxoisovalerate dehydrogenase gives rise to the protein MNEIIFLIEESLEGGYEARALGYSIFTQAESIEDLHEKVRDAIQCHFENGDTPSIIRLHYVKEEILSYEVT
- a CDS encoding type II toxin-antitoxin system HicA family toxin, which encodes MKLPRDISAEDLIRLLRKLGYEITRQTGSHIRLSCNLENFQYHITIPNHDPIKIGTLNSILNTISVQMNVSKEKLIEML